In Deinococcus radiotolerans, the genomic stretch TACGCTCGGGGGCAGTCGAAAATTCCAAGAGTGCAGTTCCCCAGGGTTTTGTTGCGGCGCCCGAGGGCTACATCTAGGGGGTGTGCTCATGGCTCTGTGTGTTCTGCCAGGTGGCATATTCCACCGCCATCTTTGGGTTGTGGAAGATTAACTCGCACCAGCCACGAGCCTGTCGCAGAAAGCCGGACATGCGAATTGACCCGCCCTCCATCTCAAACTCGCAGATGTCGCTGAGCTCGGCGGGAAGCTGGTCCACCGACACGTGGCCCTGGCCCTCCACCTCCGCTAATAGTGAGAGACCTGACCACTTGGAGAGTTCCAGGCGAACGCCTCCGAGCGTCACCCCTGGTTCAATGTAGGCCGCTTCCTCACCGACAACGAAGCGACGCTGGTGCTGATCTAGGACCATCACCAACACAGGATCATCGGGAGAAAACGTCAGTGTGGGGAAGTGCTTGGCATCAAGCCGGATCACGAGACCAAGATGCCATGCGCTTCGGGACCATGAGCACACGCCCTAGCCTCTTGAGGTTGACGCGCAGTGGCCGCCGCTGAGATGCACTCGAGCGGACATACATTTCCAGCCTTGCGCATAATAGACAAGAGCCGTTCATGGCGTTGCAATCAGTTGCGAGTTGCCCTTGGTCAACAGTAGGAACACGCAGGAGGGCACCTCAGCCTTCCAGAAAGGAGCCAATGTATGACCGATCCGAAGAACAGCGCTTCTGAACCGTCTGAGACTAAGACCTCTGCCCCCCCCGCCGACACTGAGGGAACCACACCCACATCTGAACCCAAGCAGTCCGGTGCAGCCGAGCAGCAGGAGGAGGGAACACACGGTCGTCCTACAGATGATTCGGACCCCGGCCACAGTTAAAAGCAGGCTGTACCAACTGTGCGGTAGACCCGGGCCCCCCCAATCCTTTATGCCAGGAGGAGGCTTCCCGGGCCGCCGCTCTTACCTGTAGGCGGATTCGTCAAGAAGGCGTCTGAGATTCCGGGGGCGCGGTCGCGCCTGCGTTTCACGCGACCGATTCCAGGACCTTCAATCCTATGGGGCGACCCGGGCGGTCACGACGTCGTGGGGGCGACGTAAGGCCTTCTGGCGTGTCCACCGCCCACCGTGTGCTCCTGAGTTGGCCACGGCGTCCGACTGGTGCCGAGTCTGGTCTGACGACCCCTGAGAACGACCGCACGGTCTAGCCACACCGGAACGGAATGGGGACGGGGCCACAGCAACAGACGCCCTGCACCTGACCTCCAGCCGCCCGGGCCGCCGACAGGTGCCCGTACGCCTGCTGGCAGGTCTGGAACCTGGCGGTGATCGCGGCGCGTCCGCCGGTCAGCCCCTGCTCACGGATGATGCGCTGGACGGCGGCTGAACACGACTCTCCTCCGAACAGGGCGGCGTGCGCGCACCGGAAGCCCTTGAGAGGAGAGAGCCAGCGCTGGTACACGTCAATGGAGCTCAGGGCGAGGGTGGATAAGGTGGTCATACCTGACGCTAGGGTGGTCCGTGCCGGTCCGTGTCTGACCTTGATGAAGACCGCGGCGCATGAATCAGTCCTCCTGGCCCACTGGCGTGAGGGCCATTCCCCATTGCATCCGCACAGGTCCAGTCTTGAATGGCCCCTCTGCGGCCTTCCGCAGAAACCTTTTTTGCCGCGGTCACCCGGCATCCGGCGGCCAGTGGCCTGTTCCTGAAGTCCGCTTGCGTGACCGTGGCGATAAGGACCCGCTCGTGGCGAGGGTCTCCGGTCGCGCCGGTAAGCACAGCTTAGAGCGTTTGTTAAAACAGGTGGTCCGGGGCGCGCAGCAGGTCAAGACTGTGGTTCTTCATTCACGCTCCCCGCATTCCATTGGAGGGGTAGTGCTCCAGAGATGACTTCCAGAATCTGACCCTTTCGAAGAGAGGGACGAGCACACT encodes the following:
- the yidD gene encoding membrane protein insertion efficiency factor YidD — protein: MTTLSTLALSSIDVYQRWLSPLKGFRCAHAALFGGESCSAAVQRIIREQGLTGGRAAITARFQTCQQAYGHLSAARAAGGQVQGVCCCGPVPIPFRCG